From the genome of Segatella hominis, one region includes:
- a CDS encoding glycosyltransferase family 1 protein, with amino-acid sequence MKILLLGEYSNVHATLAEGLRKLGHQVTVLSNGDFWKNYPRDINLVRKPGKLGGMLYLAKLLTNVHKLRGYDIVQLINPMFLELKAERIFPIYRYLRRHNKKIILGGFGMDYYWVNVCCKDKPLRYSDFNIGDELRTNADALKERKDWLGTEKERLNKMIAEDCDGIVTGLYEYWACYQPSFPQKTTFIPFPIHTYPQYSNISDDIPKKIKLFIGISKSRSEYKGTDIMLKAAQTIAQKYPDQVELRVAEGVPFAEYVEMMNGSDAILDQLYSYTPSMNPLEAMARGIICIGGGEPENYEIIHEEHLRPIINVLPYYESVYQALEHLVLHPELIPLLKRQSIEYISKHHDYIKVAKRYEDFYQEKSPWRTN; translated from the coding sequence ATGAAAATTCTACTTTTAGGCGAATATAGCAATGTTCATGCCACGCTTGCCGAAGGACTTCGCAAGTTGGGGCATCAGGTCACCGTTTTGTCGAACGGTGACTTTTGGAAAAATTATCCACGAGATATCAACCTGGTAAGAAAGCCGGGAAAGCTTGGCGGAATGCTTTATTTGGCCAAGTTATTAACAAATGTGCATAAACTACGTGGATATGACATTGTACAACTCATCAATCCAATGTTTTTAGAATTAAAAGCAGAACGCATCTTCCCTATCTACCGCTATTTACGCCGACATAATAAAAAGATAATACTGGGTGGATTTGGCATGGATTATTATTGGGTAAATGTATGTTGTAAAGATAAACCTCTGAGATACAGCGACTTCAATATCGGTGATGAATTACGGACCAATGCTGATGCGCTGAAAGAAAGAAAAGACTGGCTTGGAACGGAAAAGGAACGTCTCAACAAGATGATAGCGGAAGATTGTGATGGAATCGTAACTGGACTCTATGAATACTGGGCATGTTATCAACCAAGTTTTCCACAGAAAACTACATTTATCCCCTTTCCTATCCATACTTATCCACAATATTCCAACATTTCTGATGACATCCCTAAAAAGATAAAACTATTCATCGGTATCAGCAAAAGCAGAAGCGAATATAAAGGCACAGACATCATGCTCAAGGCTGCACAGACCATTGCTCAGAAATATCCCGATCAGGTAGAACTTCGTGTGGCGGAAGGTGTACCATTTGCTGAATATGTAGAAATGATGAATGGCAGCGATGCTATCCTCGACCAGCTCTACAGTTATACTCCAAGTATGAATCCGCTGGAAGCCATGGCAAGGGGGATTATCTGCATCGGTGGTGGTGAGCCTGAAAATTACGAGATTATACACGAGGAACATTTACGTCCTATTATCAATGTGCTTCCCTATTACGAAAGCGTATATCAGGCACTGGAACATCTTGTATTGCATCCAGAACTCATTCCTTTGCTCAAGCGGCAAAGCATTGAATACATCAGCAAGCATCACGACTATATCAAGGTTGCTAAAAGATACGAGGATTTCTATCAGGAAAAGTCACCTTGGCGAACTAATTGA
- a CDS encoding glycosyltransferase, translated as MQTQQNYTQNLQAPIVSFIVTTYNLPIDYIKECLDSILQLSLNPKEREIILIDDGSDICPLNDLAEYLPNIIYLRQPNQGVSVARNYGMKIATGKYIQFIDGDDYIRQAAYEHCLDIVRYHQPDIVTFNYCKNNKDIEPSYELPTPVNGTDFLNNNNLHGAAWSYIFRHSIVGSLQFTPGIVYGEDEEFTPQLFLRAERIFKINTEAYFYRDNKNSVSHQYHKEKIQLRMDNSMEVLLHLQQLLDKIPVAERQALNRRIAQLTMDYLYNNIRLNHSLISLNKCIKQLRSHGLYPLPDKDYTKKYTMFRKAISTYLGRIGLLLFIKK; from the coding sequence ATGCAGACTCAACAGAATTATACACAGAATTTACAGGCACCGATAGTAAGTTTCATCGTTACTACTTACAATCTGCCTATCGATTATATCAAGGAATGCCTCGACAGTATCCTACAACTCTCCCTGAATCCTAAAGAGAGAGAAATTATTCTCATTGACGATGGTAGCGATATCTGTCCTTTGAATGATTTGGCGGAATATCTGCCAAATATCATCTACCTGCGCCAACCTAACCAGGGCGTAAGCGTAGCACGCAACTATGGTATGAAAATCGCTACTGGCAAGTATATCCAGTTTATTGATGGTGATGATTATATCCGCCAAGCAGCTTATGAGCACTGTCTGGATATCGTGAGATACCATCAGCCAGATATCGTTACATTCAATTACTGCAAAAATAATAAAGATATAGAGCCTTCATACGAATTACCGACACCTGTTAATGGTACAGATTTTCTTAACAATAACAACCTCCATGGTGCTGCATGGTCGTATATTTTCCGCCACAGTATCGTTGGAAGCCTGCAGTTTACTCCAGGTATCGTTTATGGAGAAGATGAGGAATTTACTCCTCAACTCTTCTTGCGTGCAGAAAGGATTTTCAAGATCAATACTGAGGCTTATTTCTATAGAGACAACAAAAATTCGGTAAGCCATCAATATCATAAGGAGAAAATTCAGCTGCGTATGGACAATAGCATGGAAGTCCTTTTACATCTTCAGCAACTGTTGGACAAGATACCTGTAGCTGAGCGCCAGGCCCTAAACCGCCGTATTGCACAACTCACGATGGACTATCTGTATAATAATATCCGTCTGAACCATTCTCTGATCAGTTTAAATAAATGTATCAAGCAGCTGAGATCACATGGACTATATCCGCTTCCTGACAAGGATTATACCAAGAAATATACGATGTTCAGAAAAGCTATCAGTACTTACCTGGGAAGAATCGGCCTTTTACTTTTCATTAAGAAATAA
- a CDS encoding glycoside hydrolase family 97 protein yields MRTKFITSFMLALICGLPLSAKVYTITSPNKKLVVNISVDKELKWDIKSGNSIVMLPSSIALQTDKACLGKNMKVSKASIYNKVENVDKADVWGIKANRPYQGLKLSGNGYDVEFRVFNDAASYRFVPKKLINRVINETSEYLFAGNPQTFVPYVNDNRGGERWCYSFESYYDEAPLSNMYQDSLAITPLAVCLPQGKKAVVMEADVENYPGMYLLKKNTEGKSANDAENAGGLQAAFPPYPLKEEIGGYARLNLVPTERAQYIAEKVNKLPWRIVLVTDEDKQLVGNDIAKVLGPKCRIKDASWIKPGKVAWDWWNNTNITGVDFRAGINTDTYKYFVDFAKNNHLEYIIIDEGWSDPEDLLIFSDKMDMAGIINYAKENGVGVILWSSWRNLVQRGHEKMEEIMKHYGDMGVKGFKVDFFDRDDQKAINSVYEIAECAAKHHLLLDLHGMRPFGVQCAYPNIINFEGVKGLENSKWEPRTADGPLHDQPRYDVTIPYLRALPGAFDYTPGAMVNAVRSQFFGNNDHPMSQGTRVHQMAMYTLFDAPLQMLADSPTKYMQNQECTDFIAQIPTVYDEVIPLCGKLGEYVAVAKRKGNKWYIAAMNNWQERDIMIDLSLIKSAGDLGFDQIPGFKGKANVFADGINADREATDYKHTYQQISSADKLQIHLAPAGGWTAIIE; encoded by the coding sequence TATGCGGCTTGCCTTTGTCGGCAAAAGTATATACTATTACTTCACCCAACAAAAAACTGGTTGTCAATATCTCTGTGGATAAAGAGTTGAAATGGGATATCAAGAGTGGAAATTCCATTGTCATGCTCCCGTCTTCCATTGCCCTTCAAACGGACAAGGCGTGTTTGGGCAAAAACATGAAGGTAAGTAAGGCTTCTATATATAATAAGGTGGAAAATGTTGATAAGGCTGATGTTTGGGGAATCAAAGCGAATCGCCCTTATCAGGGGCTGAAACTTTCAGGCAATGGCTACGACGTAGAATTCCGGGTTTTCAATGATGCTGCTTCCTATCGTTTTGTCCCTAAAAAACTTATCAATAGAGTTATCAACGAAACTTCTGAATATCTTTTTGCTGGCAATCCTCAGACCTTTGTACCTTATGTGAATGATAATCGAGGAGGGGAGCGCTGGTGTTATTCCTTTGAATCTTATTATGACGAGGCACCTTTATCCAATATGTATCAGGATTCGCTTGCCATTACTCCATTGGCAGTTTGTTTGCCACAGGGAAAAAAGGCTGTAGTGATGGAAGCTGATGTGGAAAATTATCCAGGAATGTATCTTTTGAAGAAGAATACTGAGGGAAAATCGGCAAATGATGCAGAAAATGCTGGAGGATTGCAGGCTGCCTTTCCTCCTTATCCATTAAAAGAGGAGATAGGAGGTTATGCCCGTCTGAACTTGGTTCCTACTGAGCGTGCTCAGTATATCGCTGAAAAAGTGAATAAACTGCCTTGGCGTATTGTGCTTGTTACGGATGAGGATAAGCAACTGGTGGGTAATGATATTGCCAAAGTGCTCGGTCCTAAGTGCCGTATCAAGGATGCATCGTGGATAAAGCCGGGAAAAGTGGCTTGGGACTGGTGGAATAATACCAATATCACAGGTGTGGATTTCCGTGCTGGTATCAATACTGATACTTATAAGTACTTTGTGGATTTTGCTAAAAACAATCATCTGGAATATATCATCATCGATGAAGGATGGAGTGATCCTGAAGATTTGCTGATTTTTTCTGATAAGATGGATATGGCTGGCATCATCAATTATGCCAAGGAAAATGGAGTAGGTGTCATCCTCTGGTCTTCATGGCGTAATCTGGTACAGCGTGGACATGAGAAAATGGAGGAAATCATGAAGCATTATGGCGATATGGGCGTCAAGGGATTCAAGGTGGATTTCTTCGACCGGGATGATCAGAAAGCTATCAATTCCGTTTATGAAATCGCTGAATGTGCGGCAAAGCATCATCTTTTGCTCGACCTGCATGGTATGCGTCCTTTCGGTGTACAGTGTGCTTATCCTAACATTATCAACTTTGAGGGTGTAAAAGGTCTGGAAAACTCTAAGTGGGAGCCTCGTACTGCTGATGGTCCTCTGCATGATCAGCCTCGTTATGATGTGACGATTCCTTATCTTCGTGCACTTCCTGGTGCCTTCGATTATACTCCTGGTGCGATGGTGAATGCCGTCCGCTCTCAGTTCTTTGGCAATAATGATCATCCGATGAGTCAGGGTACGAGAGTTCATCAGATGGCGATGTACACCCTTTTTGATGCTCCATTGCAGATGCTTGCCGACAGTCCTACCAAGTATATGCAGAATCAGGAGTGTACAGACTTTATTGCGCAGATACCAACAGTTTATGATGAAGTTATTCCATTGTGTGGAAAACTCGGTGAATATGTGGCTGTGGCGAAGCGTAAAGGAAATAAATGGTATATTGCGGCGATGAACAATTGGCAGGAACGGGATATTATGATTGATTTGAGTCTTATTAAGAGTGCTGGTGATTTGGGTTTTGATCAAATTCCTGGATTCAAAGGTAAGGCCAATGTCTTCGCTGATGGTATCAATGCCGACCGTGAGGCTACTGATTATAAACATACTTATCAACAGATAAGTTCTGCCGATAAGCTTCAGATACATCTTGCTCCGGCTGGCGGTTGGACTGCTATTATAGAATAA
- a CDS encoding IS3 family transposase: MFGFTRQAYYQHEDNMLAALAEESFVIEYVKSIRKQDPGIGGRKLWLMYCKEFGEENAMGHCRFEDIISRYKLGVRSSNRKPRTTDSRHGLPTYPNKIKELIPSSPNEVWVSDITYQKIWDDAEQGTYHFCYISLITDYYTKEIIGYSVGESLSTRFPLKALNMALMRMESYKDIITPIHHSDRGVQYASNEYIKLLREYGIIPSMTECGNPKDNAVAERVNNTLKNELFMGLSFTSLQEVEEALERAVHFYNELRPHGSIGMLTPKEAAKQKGSLKKNWTSYREKYIKSLSVQEK; encoded by the coding sequence CTGTTTGGGTTTACTCGTCAAGCGTATTATCAGCACGAAGACAATATGCTTGCAGCCTTGGCAGAGGAATCGTTTGTAATAGAGTATGTTAAGTCTATTAGAAAGCAAGATCCAGGTATCGGCGGTCGTAAACTCTGGCTGATGTATTGCAAGGAGTTTGGAGAAGAGAACGCCATGGGACATTGCCGTTTCGAGGATATAATATCAAGGTACAAGTTGGGAGTGCGTTCTTCCAACCGAAAACCTCGTACAACGGACTCTCGTCATGGGTTACCCACATACCCCAACAAGATAAAAGAACTGATACCATCATCACCCAATGAAGTTTGGGTGAGCGACATTACATATCAGAAGATTTGGGATGATGCCGAACAAGGCACTTATCATTTCTGCTACATTTCTTTGATTACGGATTATTACACAAAAGAAATCATTGGCTATTCTGTCGGTGAGTCACTCTCCACCAGGTTCCCTTTGAAAGCCCTAAACATGGCCTTAATGCGCATGGAAAGTTATAAGGATATTATTACACCAATCCATCATTCCGATAGAGGTGTACAATATGCTAGTAACGAATACATCAAATTACTAAGGGAATACGGTATCATACCTAGCATGACAGAATGTGGCAATCCGAAGGATAATGCTGTAGCAGAGCGTGTCAATAACACGTTGAAGAACGAGTTATTCATGGGGCTTTCTTTTACTTCTTTACAGGAAGTAGAAGAGGCTTTAGAAAGGGCAGTACACTTTTACAATGAGTTACGCCCTCATGGAAGTATCGGGATGCTAACACCAAAGGAAGCTGCGAAACAAAAGGGAAGTTTAAAGAAAAATTGGACAAGTTATAGGGAAAAGTACATAAAATCCTTGTCAGTTCAGGAAAAATGA
- a CDS encoding glycosyltransferase family 2 protein: protein MQKNIYISIIICIFASMKLSIIIPVYKTQDTLDRCLQSVLQQSFTDYEIILVDDESPDDCPKLCNEYAQKDEKIQVFHKKNGGLSDARNFGIRQAKGEYITFIDSDDAIAPNTLQHITDELAAYPQVDILEYPILERVGNKHKEHLLTFAPKVYQNPIDYWLAERTYLHTYACNKVFKRNLFEKVLFPQGKTFEDVLTIPKLIGIVPFHNNEYVKPVIRITDKGQYLYYWNSNSITAKAKSYDFQCLYEGHNRTLLYVFEKIADNKDLIIKYQYPIQEFMVQILNMLLYIYELSGKYEDNPPIIHYVEKLGKVVKIKDLKLRLLNLLGYHNLCRLNRIIHRIYRHR, encoded by the coding sequence TTGCAGAAAAATATCTATATATCAATTATTATTTGTATTTTTGCATCTATGAAGTTGAGTATCATCATACCTGTTTATAAAACCCAAGATACTCTGGACAGATGTTTACAGAGTGTTTTACAGCAATCATTCACCGACTATGAGATTATTCTCGTAGATGATGAATCTCCTGATGACTGCCCTAAACTTTGTAATGAATATGCACAGAAAGATGAAAAAATACAAGTTTTTCATAAGAAAAATGGAGGTTTGAGTGATGCTCGAAATTTTGGAATAAGACAAGCAAAGGGTGAATATATCACCTTTATTGATAGTGATGATGCCATTGCTCCCAACACGCTTCAACATATCACGGATGAATTGGCAGCTTATCCACAGGTAGATATTCTCGAATATCCTATATTGGAAAGGGTTGGAAACAAACATAAGGAGCATCTGCTCACGTTCGCACCTAAAGTATATCAAAATCCTATTGATTATTGGCTTGCAGAACGTACATATTTGCACACCTACGCTTGCAACAAAGTTTTTAAACGTAATTTATTTGAAAAAGTTTTATTTCCCCAAGGAAAAACTTTTGAGGATGTCCTAACTATACCCAAACTAATAGGAATAGTTCCCTTCCATAACAATGAATACGTAAAACCTGTTATTCGGATTACCGATAAAGGACAATACTTATATTATTGGAACAGTAACAGCATTACAGCTAAAGCAAAAAGCTACGATTTCCAGTGTTTATACGAAGGACATAATAGAACTTTGTTATATGTATTTGAAAAAATAGCAGACAACAAAGATCTAATTATCAAATACCAATATCCCATACAAGAGTTTATGGTTCAAATACTGAATATGCTCTTATATATCTACGAGCTATCAGGCAAATATGAAGATAATCCACCAATTATCCACTATGTTGAAAAACTTGGTAAAGTGGTGAAAATCAAAGATTTAAAACTCAGATTATTAAACTTATTAGGTTATCATAACTTATGCAGACTCAACAGAATTATACACAGAATTTACAGGCACCGATAG